A portion of the Bifidobacterium sp. ESL0800 genome contains these proteins:
- a CDS encoding ROK family transcriptional regulator — protein sequence MRENSESSPSQSTSQPFSTDHLAPSIPDFTEDPIRKPVPQSVVSERNRSRTLWHLYHYGISSRAQIAKALGLTPAAITKITARLIDAGIVAETGDMKGSKRRRSIGLNIDTERFHFIGVKFARSLVQIGVFDLKGRCLSLTDMPRVSDDTIDAAIASTHETIDSLLQTDPDIVAIGMAVPGPYLHGTGYAALVSSMPHWRNINFQEEFGQNCPVPVFIEQDARAGALAQRLFGGLADSGSLAYFLLGEGVGLGVIENGRLVYGNLGASTELGHVSIDAIDGRKCECGNVGCLECYCSAGAIHQRIDELGIIPGSGSMAHLEACQALFALADGQNKDTEQTREARRLVAEIGRYVGYGCVIICNAFNPRRIVLGDIGALGGRHLLDSAQNVVDERVIPEIAQSTEITLSSLPTDAAVLGAAATAITQFLDRPSYFRTDRPPGNSG from the coding sequence ATGCGCGAAAACAGCGAATCATCACCATCTCAAAGCACTTCGCAACCTTTCTCGACCGACCATCTGGCACCATCGATACCGGACTTCACCGAAGACCCGATTCGTAAACCGGTGCCCCAATCCGTCGTCTCCGAACGCAACCGTTCACGGACGCTGTGGCATCTCTACCACTACGGCATCTCTTCGCGAGCGCAAATCGCCAAGGCGCTGGGCCTGACGCCTGCCGCCATCACCAAAATCACCGCACGCCTGATCGACGCCGGCATCGTGGCCGAAACCGGCGATATGAAAGGCAGCAAACGTCGCCGGTCCATCGGCTTGAACATCGACACCGAACGGTTCCACTTCATCGGTGTCAAATTCGCGCGCAGCCTGGTGCAGATCGGCGTTTTCGACCTCAAGGGCAGATGCCTGAGCCTCACCGACATGCCGCGGGTCAGCGACGACACCATCGACGCGGCCATCGCCTCCACGCACGAAACCATCGATTCCCTGCTTCAAACCGACCCCGATATCGTCGCCATCGGCATGGCGGTGCCCGGCCCGTACCTGCACGGCACCGGTTATGCGGCGCTCGTTTCCAGTATGCCGCACTGGCGCAACATCAACTTCCAGGAGGAATTCGGGCAAAACTGCCCCGTTCCCGTCTTCATCGAACAGGATGCCCGGGCCGGAGCCTTGGCACAACGGCTGTTCGGCGGGCTCGCCGACTCCGGAAGCCTTGCCTATTTCCTTCTCGGTGAAGGCGTCGGCCTCGGGGTCATCGAGAACGGCAGGCTTGTCTACGGCAATCTTGGGGCATCCACCGAACTTGGCCACGTCTCGATCGATGCCATAGACGGCAGGAAATGCGAATGCGGGAATGTGGGATGTCTGGAATGCTATTGCTCCGCAGGCGCGATTCACCAGCGGATCGACGAGCTCGGCATCATTCCAGGCTCTGGGTCCATGGCTCATCTCGAAGCCTGCCAGGCATTGTTCGCACTGGCTGACGGGCAAAACAAAGACACCGAACAAACCCGCGAAGCACGTCGTCTGGTCGCCGAAATCGGACGTTACGTCGGCTACGGATGCGTCATCATCTGCAACGCCTTCAACCCTCGCCGCATCGTACTCGGCGACATCGGAGCGCTCGGAGGCCGCCACCTGCTCGATTCGGCGCAGAACGTGGTAGACGAACGGGTCATCCCCGAGATCGCGCAATCGACCGAAATCACGCTTTCCAGCCTGCCTACCGACGCGGCCGTACTCGGTGCCGCCGCCACGGCCATCACCCAGTTTTTGGACCGACCTTCCTATTTCCGAACCGACCGCCCGCCAGGTAATTCGGGATAA
- a CDS encoding NUDIX domain-containing protein, which translates to MTTPSFIIELRKKIGHELLWLNGVTGLVEDGHGHILLGQRTDTGQWAMVYGINEPGEQPADTVVREIKEETGIDAEVTDLVAVVSSSEIIAYDNGDRTQYMDHSFLCRLKPGGNAEPFVGDDESLKVGWFSRDDLPQPLAKSTVERLKIFDRFQRGKAAGDTHALFVTDSRLH; encoded by the coding sequence ATGACCACGCCATCGTTCATTATCGAACTGCGCAAGAAGATCGGGCACGAGTTGCTGTGGCTCAACGGGGTCACCGGACTCGTGGAGGATGGGCACGGACACATTTTGCTCGGGCAGCGGACCGACACCGGGCAGTGGGCGATGGTCTACGGGATCAACGAACCCGGCGAGCAACCGGCAGACACGGTGGTGCGCGAAATCAAGGAGGAGACCGGCATCGACGCCGAGGTCACCGACTTGGTCGCCGTGGTTTCCTCCTCCGAAATCATCGCCTACGACAACGGCGACCGCACGCAATATATGGATCATTCGTTCCTGTGTCGCCTCAAACCCGGCGGCAACGCCGAACCGTTCGTCGGCGATGACGAAAGCCTCAAGGTCGGCTGGTTCTCACGCGACGATCTGCCCCAGCCGCTGGCCAAAAGCACGGTCGAACGCCTGAAGATCTTCGATCGTTTCCAACGTGGCAAAGCCGCCGGAGACACCCATGCCCTGTTCGTGACCGACAGTCGACTTCACTGA
- the smc gene encoding chromosome segregation protein SMC, whose translation MYLKELTLRGFKSFASATTLRFEPGITAVVGPNGSGKSNIVDALTWVMGEQGAKNLRGTSMEDVIFAGTSSRPPLGRAQVSLTIDNTDGTLDIDYTEVTISRTIYRNGGSEYAINGSPCRLLDIQELLSDTGLGQQMHVIVGQGRLDEILKADPAGHRAFIEEAAGILKHRKRKERAIRKLKNTEANLARTDDLLHEIRRQLGPLGRQAKISRRAASIQIALRDAQSRIFAEDAQKSMESRAKLRHDLGDVRRELETAQRELAKVKVHIEQVEALSSESSPAMAKINETWHELSGIEERFRSLASLADERARSLAGQMITNFGEDPDILESRAKELDGQAEAQKKAVADMRLAYDKATESRAGDEKQLAVARQTLTELRKAAQEHTSKVANLRELKTREESAIELAQSRAKDFSGQRDSLAKQRDEATAQRDAFEAETQNAGEEDSAADLESAKTAMQQRQEELDALQEQLRAANAKVTALKAKADALNETLESRNASGELEQDDAVAALGRLADFIHVEDGWEEAIAHALDQFASAIVVPGKSNMVQALHRASADKLGQAVVLHPLERAYGDDADRQGEDDHAQDGHYPVRCAAALVSANGTAKDHDFAANVVRAVRLLLDDVAAVPDIETAFQAVEGNRERFSQAVTKSGEVVNAVGAIGGSSRSQSDLSLAARRDKAAAEAEKRKEEAATIGPKIEAAKEARDKARLEVDRQSQQRIQAKVKADQARKNLQNVEQRVKQLTRQLAGIDEKIKQTDDERQTHQLKLEDLSQALDSAERTDAENEDFDDLDKRVHELETTLDKAREQEVSAKITFNDANRKADSLVRQAGLLHDQASEAVARRAKMKALNEKREHQQAHDRRIATDARGMAALVASVLKTVVAKRDELSKAASSHDTELKQLRAQRDEAEPKVAALQQHEHELDVNRERLAAQYGQIEQKVLDTLGMGLEALVDEYGPDKPVPVLDDEGHPIALENGDDEDDADNGEATENADKTESVSDAGNNHAAAENVPIDADHYQMVPYVRAEQEKRLKKAERDLKALGKINPLAAEEFDALETRNQYLNDQRNDVAKSRDDLLKLIKDLDHTMIEVFKNAFDDTAAAFEKVFATLFPGGKGRLRLENPDDLLTTGVIVEASPAGKRVKQLSLLSGGERSLTALALLFAIFTARPSPFYVMDEVEAALDDINLTRLINAFNDLRRHAQLIIITHQQRTMAIADALYGVTMRSDGVTAVVSQKLANN comes from the coding sequence ATGTATCTCAAGGAACTGACGCTCAGGGGCTTCAAGTCCTTCGCCTCTGCGACCACCTTGCGTTTCGAGCCCGGCATCACGGCTGTGGTCGGTCCCAACGGGAGCGGCAAGTCCAATATCGTCGACGCCCTGACCTGGGTCATGGGCGAGCAGGGGGCCAAGAACCTGCGCGGCACTTCGATGGAAGATGTCATTTTCGCCGGCACTTCCTCGCGTCCGCCGCTGGGACGCGCGCAGGTCAGTCTCACCATTGACAACACCGATGGCACGCTCGATATCGATTACACCGAAGTCACCATCAGCCGCACCATCTACCGCAACGGCGGCAGCGAATATGCCATCAACGGTTCACCTTGCAGGCTTCTCGATATACAGGAACTGTTGAGCGACACCGGCTTGGGCCAGCAGATGCACGTCATCGTCGGCCAGGGCAGGCTTGACGAGATTCTGAAAGCCGACCCCGCCGGTCACCGCGCCTTCATCGAGGAAGCCGCCGGCATCCTCAAACACCGCAAGCGCAAGGAACGCGCGATACGCAAGCTCAAAAACACCGAAGCGAACCTCGCCCGCACCGACGATCTGCTGCATGAGATTCGTCGGCAACTGGGGCCGCTCGGACGCCAGGCCAAGATCTCACGGCGCGCGGCCAGCATCCAGATAGCCTTGCGTGACGCACAGTCGAGGATCTTCGCCGAGGATGCCCAGAAATCCATGGAAAGCCGGGCCAAGCTGCGCCATGATTTGGGTGATGTGCGGCGAGAGCTCGAAACCGCGCAGCGCGAACTGGCCAAGGTGAAAGTGCATATCGAGCAGGTCGAGGCACTAAGTAGCGAGTCCAGCCCGGCTATGGCCAAGATCAACGAGACCTGGCACGAGCTTTCCGGCATCGAGGAGCGGTTCCGTTCACTGGCATCGCTTGCCGACGAGCGCGCGCGGTCGCTCGCAGGCCAGATGATCACGAACTTCGGCGAAGATCCCGATATCCTCGAATCCCGCGCCAAGGAGTTGGACGGGCAGGCCGAAGCACAGAAGAAGGCCGTTGCCGATATGCGTCTGGCGTATGATAAAGCGACGGAATCGCGTGCGGGCGATGAAAAGCAGCTCGCCGTAGCCCGCCAGACCTTGACGGAACTGCGCAAGGCGGCGCAGGAGCATACCTCGAAGGTCGCCAATCTGCGCGAGCTCAAGACCCGCGAGGAATCGGCCATCGAGCTGGCGCAAAGCCGTGCCAAGGATTTCAGCGGGCAGCGTGATTCCCTCGCCAAACAGCGTGACGAGGCCACGGCCCAGCGTGACGCCTTTGAAGCGGAAACGCAGAACGCCGGTGAAGAAGACAGCGCAGCCGATCTTGAGTCCGCAAAAACCGCGATGCAACAGCGACAGGAGGAGCTTGATGCTCTGCAGGAGCAGCTGCGGGCGGCGAACGCCAAGGTGACAGCCCTCAAGGCCAAGGCCGATGCGCTGAACGAGACTCTGGAAAGCCGCAATGCTTCCGGTGAGTTGGAGCAGGACGATGCCGTGGCGGCGTTGGGCAGGCTTGCCGACTTCATTCATGTCGAGGATGGCTGGGAGGAGGCCATCGCCCATGCGCTCGACCAATTTGCCAGTGCCATCGTGGTGCCCGGCAAGTCCAACATGGTTCAGGCCCTGCATCGGGCGAGTGCTGACAAGCTGGGACAGGCTGTTGTATTGCATCCGCTTGAACGTGCGTACGGCGATGATGCCGACAGGCAAGGCGAGGACGACCATGCGCAAGACGGCCACTATCCGGTTCGTTGTGCCGCTGCTCTGGTAAGTGCTAACGGCACCGCCAAAGACCATGATTTCGCCGCCAACGTCGTTCGCGCCGTTCGCCTGCTGCTTGATGACGTCGCTGCGGTACCCGATATCGAAACCGCATTCCAGGCAGTGGAAGGTAATCGCGAACGGTTCAGCCAGGCGGTCACCAAATCCGGCGAGGTGGTCAACGCCGTCGGTGCCATCGGCGGTTCCTCGCGTTCGCAGAGCGACCTTTCATTGGCCGCGAGGCGAGACAAGGCGGCCGCGGAGGCCGAAAAGCGCAAAGAGGAAGCAGCGACGATCGGGCCGAAAATCGAAGCCGCGAAAGAGGCTCGTGACAAGGCTCGACTCGAAGTCGACCGCCAGTCGCAGCAGCGCATTCAAGCCAAGGTAAAGGCCGATCAGGCACGCAAGAACCTTCAAAACGTTGAACAACGCGTCAAGCAACTGACACGGCAGCTGGCCGGAATTGACGAGAAAATCAAGCAGACCGATGACGAAAGGCAGACTCACCAGCTCAAACTCGAGGACTTGAGCCAGGCGCTTGACTCTGCCGAACGAACCGATGCGGAAAACGAGGATTTCGACGATCTGGACAAGCGCGTCCATGAGCTTGAAACCACGCTTGACAAGGCGCGTGAGCAGGAAGTCTCCGCCAAGATCACTTTCAACGACGCCAACCGCAAGGCCGATTCGCTGGTTCGTCAGGCCGGTCTGCTCCACGATCAGGCAAGCGAGGCGGTAGCGAGACGCGCCAAGATGAAAGCGCTCAATGAGAAGCGTGAGCATCAACAGGCCCACGACCGGCGGATCGCCACCGACGCGCGGGGCATGGCCGCGTTGGTGGCTTCGGTGCTGAAGACCGTGGTCGCCAAACGCGATGAACTTTCAAAGGCTGCCTCAAGCCACGATACCGAGCTGAAGCAACTGCGTGCCCAACGTGACGAAGCCGAGCCCAAGGTCGCCGCGTTGCAGCAGCACGAGCACGAGCTGGACGTCAACCGTGAGCGTCTGGCCGCACAATACGGGCAGATCGAGCAGAAGGTCTTGGATACGCTGGGCATGGGGCTCGAGGCGTTGGTCGACGAATACGGACCGGACAAACCGGTGCCGGTGCTCGACGACGAAGGCCATCCGATTGCGCTTGAGAACGGTGATGATGAAGATGACGCCGATAACGGGGAAGCTACCGAAAATGCCGACAAAACCGAAAGCGTTTCTGACGCCGGCAACAACCATGCGGCAGCTGAGAATGTGCCGATCGATGCCGACCATTACCAGATGGTGCCTTACGTCCGCGCCGAGCAGGAGAAACGCCTCAAGAAGGCCGAACGCGATCTGAAGGCGCTGGGCAAGATCAATCCGCTGGCGGCCGAGGAGTTCGATGCGCTCGAGACGCGCAACCAGTACCTGAACGATCAGCGCAACGATGTCGCCAAGAGCCGCGACGACCTGCTGAAGCTCATCAAGGACCTTGATCACACGATGATCGAGGTGTTCAAAAACGCCTTCGACGACACGGCCGCCGCATTCGAAAAAGTCTTCGCGACGCTCTTCCCGGGAGGCAAGGGGCGGCTGCGCTTGGAGAACCCGGATGATCTGCTCACCACCGGCGTCATCGTCGAGGCCAGCCCGGCGGGCAAGCGTGTCAAGCAGCTGAGCCTGCTCTCCGGCGGCGAGCGTTCGTTGACGGCTTTGGCCTTGCTCTTCGCCATTTTCACCGCGCGTCCGAGCCCGTTCTACGTGATGGATGAGGTCGAGGCCGCGCTCGACGACATCAACCTGACCAGGCTCATCAACGCGTTCAACGACCTGCGCCGGCACGCCCAGCTCATCATCATCACCCACCAGCAGCGTACGATGGCCATCGCCGATGCGCTCTACGGGGTGACGATGCGCTCCGACGGTGTCACCGCGGTCGTAAGCCAGAAACTCGCCAACAACTAG
- a CDS encoding folylpolyglutamate synthase/dihydrofolate synthase family protein — MSFEHPKTNGVTIREVEREIMSRRTTHEQLGHDLEVMDLMLDLLGHPEDTFRIIHITGTNGKGSTARMAEAICRAYGMRTGLFTSPHLQKINERIAVDGQQLSDDDFIDTWMQIKDFVALVDQKMKADGKAPMSYFEILTAMAVWKFADAPVDVAVFEVGMGGRWDATNALNGDAAVIGPVDMDHMQWLGDTPAKIATEKAGIIKHESTAIIGAQPHEAEVMPILEQAAVKQHATLIRDGEEMEVVSRQPAVGGQVVTLRTPNGTYEDIPVAKFGEHQAHNALAALAAAETVIPVAGQLTQDVVAEALGGVKIPGRIEQVRTSPTIIIDGGHNANAAESLRAALEENYSFEQLVGVVAMMEDKQVEEYLGTLEPILSQIIVTENSWRDRVMPAEELEKIAVGVFGRDRVTRIDNLPDAIQEAVNMVDADDELGVGYGHGVLICGSFVTAGDARTLLAEKKNPELALPKAQRVVGKPKDSDDAASAKKDEDIVSEVFGDTFGDFGVRQVPFEGESEPGTTAEQLRRKQNGDDK, encoded by the coding sequence ATGTCATTCGAGCATCCGAAAACCAACGGGGTCACCATTCGCGAGGTCGAGCGCGAGATCATGAGCCGGCGGACCACCCACGAACAGCTGGGCCATGATCTCGAGGTGATGGATCTGATGCTCGACCTCTTGGGCCACCCGGAAGACACGTTCCGTATCATCCATATCACCGGTACCAACGGCAAAGGCTCCACCGCCCGCATGGCCGAAGCCATCTGCCGCGCCTACGGCATGCGCACCGGTCTTTTCACCTCGCCGCACCTGCAGAAGATCAACGAGCGCATCGCCGTGGACGGCCAGCAGCTTTCGGACGACGACTTCATCGACACGTGGATGCAGATCAAGGACTTCGTCGCCCTGGTCGACCAGAAGATGAAGGCCGACGGCAAGGCTCCGATGAGCTATTTCGAGATCCTGACGGCGATGGCCGTCTGGAAGTTCGCCGACGCCCCGGTCGATGTGGCCGTCTTCGAGGTCGGCATGGGCGGGCGTTGGGACGCCACCAACGCCCTCAACGGCGATGCTGCGGTCATCGGCCCGGTCGACATGGACCACATGCAGTGGCTGGGCGACACCCCCGCGAAGATCGCCACGGAGAAGGCCGGCATCATCAAGCACGAATCCACCGCCATCATCGGCGCGCAGCCTCACGAGGCCGAGGTCATGCCCATCCTGGAACAGGCCGCAGTCAAGCAGCACGCCACGCTGATCCGCGATGGCGAAGAGATGGAGGTCGTTTCGCGCCAGCCCGCGGTCGGCGGTCAGGTGGTCACGCTGCGCACCCCGAACGGCACCTACGAGGACATTCCGGTCGCCAAGTTCGGCGAGCATCAGGCGCACAACGCTTTGGCGGCGCTCGCGGCCGCCGAAACGGTCATCCCCGTGGCCGGCCAGCTCACACAGGATGTGGTGGCCGAGGCGCTGGGCGGGGTGAAGATTCCCGGACGCATCGAACAGGTGCGCACCTCGCCGACCATCATCATCGACGGCGGGCACAACGCCAACGCCGCCGAATCGTTGCGTGCGGCCCTTGAGGAGAACTACAGCTTCGAGCAGCTGGTCGGCGTGGTCGCGATGATGGAGGACAAGCAGGTCGAGGAATACCTCGGCACGCTGGAGCCGATTCTGAGCCAGATCATCGTCACCGAGAACTCGTGGCGAGACCGTGTGATGCCCGCCGAGGAACTTGAGAAAATCGCCGTGGGCGTGTTCGGCCGCGACCGCGTCACCCGCATCGATAACCTGCCCGACGCCATCCAGGAGGCCGTCAACATGGTCGACGCCGATGATGAGCTGGGTGTCGGCTACGGCCACGGCGTGCTCATCTGCGGCAGCTTCGTCACCGCCGGCGACGCCCGCACGCTGCTGGCCGAGAAGAAGAACCCCGAGCTGGCACTGCCCAAGGCCCAGCGCGTGGTCGGTAAGCCGAAGGACTCCGATGATGCCGCATCCGCCAAGAAGGACGAGGACATCGTCTCCGAGGTCTTCGGAGACACGTTCGGCGATTTTGGAGTGCGTCAGGTTCCCTTCGAAGGCGAGAGCGAGCCCGGCACCACCGCCGAGCAGCTTCGGCGCAAGCAGAACGGTGACGACAAGTAA
- a CDS encoding carbohydrate kinase produces MTKPIVVSLGELLWDMLPTGKRAGGAPVNFAYHAAMNGAEGHAISAVGEDPLGDELIEAIKKSGVESIVQRNAWPTSTVEVALKNGIPEYTIIKGVAWDHILYTRELIAMVEKADAICYGTLALRSQESHDTIVELLKHAKPTAMKFFDINIRGDHYSKELIEELLGYATVFKINDAELLLLRDMFDIRGTSDEEACNWFMEQYGLNYVILTGGSTFSTIIAKDGESSTLDTPRVDVVDTVGAGDSFSGTFTAKVLTGSSLVDAHRAAVNTAAYVCTQNGAWPEYPESIPDYLGEAEK; encoded by the coding sequence ATGACCAAGCCAATCGTTGTATCTCTGGGAGAACTGCTCTGGGATATGCTTCCCACCGGCAAGCGTGCGGGCGGCGCCCCCGTCAATTTCGCCTATCACGCCGCTATGAACGGTGCGGAAGGCCACGCCATCAGCGCCGTGGGCGAGGATCCGCTGGGCGACGAGCTCATCGAAGCGATCAAGAAGTCCGGCGTCGAATCGATCGTGCAACGCAACGCCTGGCCCACCTCCACCGTCGAGGTCGCCCTGAAGAACGGCATCCCCGAGTACACCATCATCAAGGGCGTCGCCTGGGACCACATCCTTTACACCCGCGAGCTGATCGCCATGGTCGAGAAGGCCGACGCGATCTGCTACGGCACGCTGGCCCTTCGCAGCCAGGAATCGCATGACACCATCGTGGAGCTCCTCAAGCACGCCAAGCCGACCGCCATGAAGTTCTTCGACATCAACATCCGCGGCGACCACTATTCCAAGGAGCTGATCGAGGAACTGCTCGGCTACGCCACCGTCTTCAAGATCAACGATGCCGAGTTGCTGCTTTTGCGCGACATGTTCGACATCCGCGGCACCTCGGACGAAGAGGCCTGCAACTGGTTCATGGAGCAGTACGGTCTCAACTACGTCATCCTGACCGGCGGCTCGACCTTCAGCACCATCATCGCCAAGGACGGCGAATCCTCCACTCTCGACACCCCGCGCGTCGACGTGGTGGATACCGTCGGTGCCGGCGATTCCTTCTCCGGCACGTTCACCGCCAAGGTGCTCACCGGCTCGTCGCTGGTCGACGCCCATCGCGCCGCCGTCAACACCGCCGCCTACGTCTGCACGCAAAACGGCGCCTGGCCCGAGTACCCGGAGAGCATTCCGGACTATCTGGGCGAGGCGGAGAAGTAA
- a CDS encoding aminopeptidase P family protein has translation MRVVVTEKDKEYEAAEMAQAPGADQPMEDRTNNRTLRPTTSKAFGEFMKTGWDNQEPDIEPLESSKFIGARLKALGKRFEGERIVIPAGQPKTRNNDDDYAFRPNTEFSYYTGLGQDYEAGAVLVLNPVDPESPEAKAGETHTPELFVAPRADNSTEAYYADAHYGEYWVGPRAGLKELHAMTGIPTHDIAQLPDALGKDVGAEAGAVRMRVIRLADPQMTAEVENVREANGFPDPAANEKADNELQEFASTARMEKDSYEVGEIRKAVAATKHGFDRILSRIPEAVGKPRSERMLEGEFNAVSREEGNTVGYSTIVASGEHAPILHWMRNTGVVGHGELVLIDAGIEVESLYTADITRTFPVDGKFTPLQKKIYQAVLDSQQAGFEAAKPGATYSDIHHACMRVIAQKLHDWGILKVDVEESLSPQGQQHRRWLACGVAHHLGLDVHDCAQARYESYQGAKITPGMVFTIEPGLYFAKNDLLIPAEMRGIGVRIEDDVLMTANGPEWISKDIPKQIDDVEEWMAQRAAARK, from the coding sequence TTGAGGGTGGTTGTAACCGAAAAGGACAAGGAATACGAAGCAGCGGAAATGGCGCAGGCGCCAGGAGCGGACCAACCGATGGAAGACAGGACCAACAACCGGACGCTTCGGCCGACCACATCCAAGGCGTTCGGCGAGTTCATGAAGACCGGCTGGGACAACCAGGAGCCGGACATCGAGCCGCTGGAGTCCAGCAAGTTCATCGGCGCGCGCCTCAAGGCGCTGGGCAAGCGCTTCGAAGGCGAGCGCATCGTCATCCCCGCCGGCCAGCCCAAGACGCGCAACAACGACGACGACTACGCCTTCCGCCCCAACACCGAGTTCTCCTATTACACCGGGCTTGGCCAGGACTACGAGGCCGGGGCGGTGCTCGTCCTGAACCCCGTCGACCCCGAGTCGCCCGAGGCGAAGGCCGGCGAGACCCACACCCCCGAGCTCTTCGTGGCCCCCCGCGCCGACAACAGCACCGAGGCCTACTACGCCGACGCGCATTACGGCGAGTACTGGGTCGGACCGCGCGCGGGCTTGAAGGAGCTCCACGCGATGACCGGCATCCCCACCCACGACATCGCCCAGCTGCCCGACGCTCTGGGCAAGGACGTCGGAGCCGAGGCCGGAGCCGTGCGCATGCGCGTCATCCGCCTGGCCGACCCCCAGATGACCGCCGAGGTCGAGAACGTGCGCGAGGCCAACGGCTTCCCCGACCCCGCCGCCAACGAAAAGGCCGACAACGAACTGCAGGAGTTCGCCTCGACCGCTCGTATGGAAAAGGACTCGTACGAGGTCGGCGAGATCCGCAAGGCCGTCGCCGCCACCAAGCATGGCTTCGACCGCATCCTCTCCCGGATTCCCGAAGCCGTGGGCAAGCCGCGCAGCGAGCGTATGCTGGAAGGCGAGTTCAACGCCGTCTCTCGCGAGGAAGGCAACACCGTCGGCTACAGCACAATCGTGGCTTCCGGCGAGCACGCGCCCATCCTGCACTGGATGCGCAACACAGGCGTCGTAGGCCATGGCGAACTGGTGCTCATCGATGCGGGCATCGAAGTCGAGAGCCTCTACACCGCCGACATCACCCGCACCTTCCCGGTGGACGGCAAGTTCACCCCGTTGCAGAAGAAGATCTACCAGGCCGTGCTCGATAGCCAGCAGGCCGGTTTCGAGGCCGCCAAGCCGGGTGCCACCTATTCCGACATCCACCACGCCTGCATGCGCGTCATCGCGCAGAAGCTGCACGACTGGGGCATCCTCAAAGTCGACGTGGAGGAATCGCTTTCGCCTCAAGGCCAGCAGCACCGCCGTTGGCTCGCCTGCGGCGTGGCTCATCACCTCGGCCTCGACGTGCACGATTGCGCGCAGGCCCGTTACGAGTCCTACCAGGGCGCGAAGATCACGCCGGGCATGGTCTTCACCATCGAGCCGGGCCTCTACTTCGCCAAGAACGATCTGCTGATCCCCGCGGAGATGCGCGGCATCGGCGTGCGTATCGAGGACGACGTCTTGATGACCGCCAACGGCCCCGAGTGGATCTCCAAGGATATCCCCAAGCAGATCGACGATGTAGAAGAGTGGATGGCGCAGCGCGCGGCAGCCAGAAAGTAA